A portion of the Segatella copri DSM 18205 genome contains these proteins:
- a CDS encoding aconitate hydratase, translated as MILDIEMLRSFYASYSESVAQAKATVKRPLTYAEKVLFAHLFDPTQLRPYKRGVEYVDFRPNRVAMQDATAQMALLQFMNAGKDKVAVPASVHCDHLIRADVGATQDLPEACKTNKEVYDFLKSVSQKYHIGFWGPGAGIIHQVVLENYAFPGGMMVGTDSHTPNAGGLGMVAVGVGGADAVDVLTGQPWELKMPRLIGVHLTGKLSGWATPKDVILEILGILTVKGGTNAILEYFGEGLDSISTTGKATICNMGAELGATCSIFPFDQNASEYLRKTGREEIASLAQMNAAELRADDEVLANPSAFYDQIVEIDLSKVEPHLNGPFTPDAATPISHMKAKGPANDYPMVVEVGLVGSCTNSSYQDLARAASIARQAYEKGIEVKGQLIINPGSEQIRYTAERDGILDDFKKIGALIMTNACGPCIGQWKRHTDDNTRKNAIVTSFNRNFRRRADGNPNTFAFIGSPELTVALTIAGRLDFNPATDTLLDKEGNSVMLDAPTGFTFPPKGFAVEDKGFIAPSEENANVEVVIAPDSNRLQKLAPFAPWDGKDLTDMPLLIKTEGKCTTDHISMAGPWLKFRGHLQNISDNLLMGAVNAFNGESNKVKNQLDGAYVEVSTAAKAYKAKGISSIVVAEDNYGEGSSREHAAMEPRFLNVKVILAKSFARIHETNLKKQGMLALTFCNKDDYNKVQEDDRISLTGLKEFAPGSKLTVTLKHKDGSEDSFEVEHTYNDTQIAWFKAGSALNFAAKK; from the coding sequence ATGATATTGGACATTGAAATGCTGAGAAGCTTTTACGCTTCGTATTCGGAAAGTGTAGCTCAGGCTAAGGCTACGGTGAAACGACCTCTTACTTATGCCGAGAAGGTGCTCTTTGCACATCTTTTCGACCCAACACAGTTGCGACCATATAAAAGAGGTGTGGAATATGTTGACTTCCGACCTAATCGCGTGGCGATGCAGGATGCGACTGCGCAAATGGCACTCTTGCAGTTCATGAATGCGGGTAAGGACAAGGTGGCCGTACCTGCTTCCGTACATTGTGATCACTTGATTCGTGCCGATGTGGGCGCTACGCAAGACCTTCCTGAGGCTTGCAAGACTAATAAAGAGGTATATGACTTCCTGAAATCTGTTTCTCAGAAATACCATATCGGTTTCTGGGGACCAGGTGCTGGAATCATCCATCAGGTAGTGCTCGAAAACTATGCATTCCCTGGAGGTATGATGGTGGGTACCGATTCTCATACTCCTAATGCCGGCGGTCTCGGCATGGTGGCCGTAGGTGTAGGTGGTGCTGATGCCGTAGATGTGTTGACCGGTCAGCCTTGGGAACTCAAGATGCCACGTCTCATTGGTGTGCATCTCACAGGTAAACTCTCTGGCTGGGCCACTCCTAAGGATGTGATTCTCGAAATCCTCGGCATCCTTACCGTAAAGGGCGGAACCAATGCCATCCTCGAATACTTCGGCGAGGGATTGGACAGCATCTCTACCACCGGCAAGGCTACCATCTGTAACATGGGAGCCGAATTGGGTGCCACATGCTCTATCTTCCCATTCGACCAGAATGCCAGCGAGTATCTCCGCAAGACAGGCCGTGAAGAAATTGCATCTCTCGCACAGATGAATGCAGCCGAACTCCGTGCTGATGATGAGGTGTTGGCAAATCCGTCTGCTTTCTACGACCAGATTGTTGAAATCGACCTTTCTAAGGTTGAACCTCATCTTAACGGTCCGTTCACTCCAGATGCTGCCACACCAATCTCTCATATGAAGGCAAAAGGTCCTGCCAACGATTATCCGATGGTAGTAGAAGTAGGATTGGTAGGTAGCTGTACCAACTCTTCTTATCAGGACTTGGCACGTGCTGCCAGCATTGCCCGTCAGGCTTATGAGAAAGGTATTGAGGTGAAGGGACAGCTTATCATCAACCCGGGTTCAGAGCAGATTCGCTATACTGCCGAGCGTGATGGTATCCTCGATGATTTCAAGAAGATTGGGGCCCTCATCATGACCAATGCTTGCGGTCCTTGCATCGGACAGTGGAAGCGTCATACCGATGATAATACGCGCAAGAATGCCATCGTTACCTCTTTCAACCGAAACTTCCGCCGCCGTGCTGATGGTAACCCTAATACGTTTGCCTTCATCGGCAGTCCAGAGCTCACTGTGGCTCTCACCATTGCGGGCCGTCTCGACTTCAATCCGGCTACCGATACCTTGCTGGATAAGGAGGGCAACAGCGTGATGCTCGATGCGCCTACAGGTTTCACCTTCCCACCTAAGGGTTTTGCCGTAGAGGATAAGGGATTCATTGCCCCAAGCGAAGAAAATGCCAATGTAGAGGTAGTCATTGCGCCTGACAGCAACCGACTCCAGAAACTTGCTCCGTTTGCTCCATGGGATGGAAAAGACCTGACAGATATGCCGCTTCTTATCAAAACCGAGGGCAAATGTACCACCGACCACATCTCTATGGCGGGTCCTTGGCTGAAGTTCCGTGGACATCTGCAGAACATCTCCGACAACCTTTTAATGGGTGCCGTTAATGCCTTTAACGGTGAGAGCAATAAGGTGAAGAACCAGTTGGATGGTGCTTATGTCGAGGTTTCTACCGCTGCCAAGGCTTACAAGGCAAAAGGCATCAGCAGCATCGTGGTGGCAGAGGATAACTATGGTGAAGGTTCTTCCCGTGAGCATGCAGCTATGGAACCTCGTTTCCTCAACGTGAAGGTGATTCTCGCCAAGAGTTTCGCCCGCATCCACGAAACCAACCTGAAGAAGCAGGGTATGCTTGCCCTCACATTCTGCAACAAGGATGATTATAATAAGGTGCAGGAGGACGACCGCATCTCTTTGACAGGTTTGAAGGAGTTTGCTCCAGGTTCTAAACTCACCGTCACCCTGAAGCACAAGGATGGTTCTGAGGATAGTTTCGAGGTTGAGCATACTTATAATGATACACAGATTGCATGGTTTAAGGCTGGTTCTGCATTGAACTTTGCTGCAAAGAAATAA